Proteins encoded together in one Temnothorax longispinosus isolate EJ_2023e chromosome 5, Tlon_JGU_v1, whole genome shotgun sequence window:
- the LOC139812898 gene encoding uncharacterized protein isoform X4 gives MKQIEMEHQNKKPRLQRNRTMAKRFPRSYKYYLRSCRVEDVSTRIMRRLNFKPKVRPNRITCKDSIEDVQYVAENMDMGNINKSHEDTVTMQEAIMENINEIADTSIDVNEAQNVCTERGAGTIEAEAFKICEKLITEDTNNIQLDAIDFDDVLNVENIKGNDINVASDPENKMIYIGDQVSEWDSDLLVIFNDLTDDKNDHQHDICRTRTLQEFTSHEDFLSDIEIPVNKSRD, from the exons ATGAAGCAAATAGAAATGGAACACCAAAACAAAAAACCAAG attaCAAAGAAATCGCACAATGGCAAAAAGATTTCCAcgaagttataaatattatttgcggTCGTGCAGAGTTGAAGATGTAAGTACCAGAATCATGAGAAGATTGAATTTTAAACCTAAAGTACGGCCAAATAGAATT acttGTAAAGATAGTATCGAGGATGTTCAATACGTTGCTGAAAATATGGATATGGGTAACATTAACAAATCACATGAAGATACTGTTACAATGCAAGAGGCTATTATGGAAAACATTAATGAAATAGCGGATACTTCAATCGACGTTAATGAAGCGCAAAATGTTTGCACGGAAAGAGGTGCTGGAACAATAGAAGCTGAAGCATtcaaaatttgcgaaaaattaataacagaggatacaaataatatacagCTGGACGCAATTGATTTCGATGACGTGTTAAACGTAGAAAATATAAAGGGGAATGATATAAACGTCGCCAGCGATCCTGAGAACAAG ATGATTTATATAGGAGATCAAGTTTCAGAATGGGATTCGGATTTATTggttatatttaatgatttaacaGACGACAAAAATGACCATCAACATGATATATGTCGAACACGCACTTTACAAGAGTTTACGTCACATGAAGATTTTCTGAGTGATATTGAAATACCTGTAAACAAATCACGag ATTAA
- the LOC139812898 gene encoding uncharacterized protein isoform X2 has protein sequence MKQIEMEHQNKKPRLQRNRTMAKRFPRSYKYYLRSCRVEDTCKDSIEDVQYVAENMDMGNINKSHEDTVTMQEAIMENINEIADTSIDVNEAQNVCTERGAGTIEAEAFKICEKLITEDTNNIQLDAIDFDDVLNVENIKGNDINVASDPENKMIYIGDQVSEWDSDLLVIFNDLTDDKNDHQHDICRTRTLQEFTSHEDFLSDIEIPVNKSREMMTKLANQGITCRINNEERLIKVYSLICCVDSVARAPMQGVTLFNGKYGCNWCLHPGEWYEGSNRYPILQHTVQERNMKNMIKFMMKITDKECADVYGLKSISPLINLPYFDVCKGFVPDYMHCCLAGVGKQITNKFLESLPTSKIEELNKILLNVKVPHQLGRLSRSFADISDWKAKEWENFILYYSLPLFRYALPQRFVKYWSLFVESLYTLLKCDISLDELNKADEDLHKFVFLTQELFSKKAMTFNIHQLIHISESVLNWGPLWSHSTFPFESANKDILQAIHCAKGVNLQIVRYVHMQQTLHTLRHRIYPQASPLVINYCEQLTVKRIKKSCKVSSITYLGGGKFIDENIAQNFGMSAKCTLAYQRAIIDGCLVSSKQNNKRSDNSFAILTDNTFIRILDFLVDDENNKEITLCNIVNTSNRICNFLSMVRNIGNETIAIQTKQIVQICVFIEILEECYIATLPNIYHY, from the exons ATGAAGCAAATAGAAATGGAACACCAAAACAAAAAACCAAG attaCAAAGAAATCGCACAATGGCAAAAAGATTTCCAcgaagttataaatattatttgcggTCGTGCAGAGTTGAAGAT acttGTAAAGATAGTATCGAGGATGTTCAATACGTTGCTGAAAATATGGATATGGGTAACATTAACAAATCACATGAAGATACTGTTACAATGCAAGAGGCTATTATGGAAAACATTAATGAAATAGCGGATACTTCAATCGACGTTAATGAAGCGCAAAATGTTTGCACGGAAAGAGGTGCTGGAACAATAGAAGCTGAAGCATtcaaaatttgcgaaaaattaataacagaggatacaaataatatacagCTGGACGCAATTGATTTCGATGACGTGTTAAACGTAGAAAATATAAAGGGGAATGATATAAACGTCGCCAGCGATCCTGAGAACAAG ATGATTTATATAGGAGATCAAGTTTCAGAATGGGATTCGGATTTATTggttatatttaatgatttaacaGACGACAAAAATGACCATCAACATGATATATGTCGAACACGCACTTTACAAGAGTTTACGTCACATGAAGATTTTCTGAGTGATATTGAAATACCTGTAAACAAATCACGag AAATGATGACTAAATTAGCAAATCAAGGCATAACATGTAGAATAAACAATGAAGAACGTTTGATTAAAGTATACTCTCTAATTTGTTGTGTGGATTCAGTTGCAAGGGCTCCCATGCAAGGAGTTACATTATTCAATGGGAAGTACGGTTGCAACTGGTGCTTACACCCAGGCGAGTGGTACGAAGGAAGTAATAGGTATCCTATTCTTCAACATACTGTACAAGAGAGAAATATGaagaatatgataaaatttatgatgaaAATTACTGATAAAGAATGTGCCGATGTATATGGATTAAAGTCTATTTCTCCTCTCATAAACTTACCTTATTTTGATGTTTGTAAAGGATTCGTTCCAGATTATATGCACTGCTGCCTTGCTGGTGTTGGAAAAcagataacaaataaatttttagaatcgTTGCCAACATCAAAAATAGAagaactaaataaaattttactaaatgtAAAGGTTCCTCACCAACTAGGCCGATTAAGTAGATCCTTTGCCGATATCAGTGACTGGAAAGCTAAAGAGTGGgagaactttattttatattacagtttGCCTTTATTCCGATACGCTTTACCGCAACGCTTTGTGAAGTACTGGAGTTTATTTGTTGAAAGCTTGTACACGCTTTTGAAATGTGACATAAGCCTTGATGAACTTAATAAAGCAGATGAAGACTTACACAAGTTCGTATTTTTAAcacaagaattattttcaaagaaagCTATGACGTTCAATATACATCAGCTTATTCACATTTCTGAAAGCGTATTAAATTGGGGGCCACTTTGGTCTCATTCAACTTTTCCATTTGAATCCGCGAATAAGGATATACTGCAAGCTATCCATTGTGCAAAAGGTGTAAATCTACAGATTGTTCGCTATGTCCATATGCAACAAACTTTACACACTTTGCGTCATCGCATATATCCACAAGCATCTCCGTTAGTGATAAATTATTGTGAACAGCTAACAgtgaaaagaattaagaaaagttGTAAAGTATCATCCATAACTTACCTGGGAGGTGGAAAATTTATAGATGAAAATATTGCACAAAATTTTGGAATGTCTGCAAAATGTACATTAGCTTATCAGAGAGCTATTATAGATGGTTGTCTTGTGTCATCGAAACAAAACAATAAGCGCTCTGACAATAGCTTTGCAATATTAACTGATAATACCTTTATTCGCATACTTGATTTTTTAGTTGacgatgaaaataataaagaaatcacactctgtaatattgttaatactTCAAATAGAATCTGTAACTTTCTAAGTATGGTACGTAATATTGGAAATGAAACCATAGCTATACAAACTAAACAAATTGTACaaatttgtgtttttattgaaatactTGAAGAATGTTATATAGCAACGCTGcctaatatttatcattattaa
- the LOC139812898 gene encoding uncharacterized protein isoform X1: MKQIEMEHQNKKPRLQRNRTMAKRFPRSYKYYLRSCRVEDVSTRIMRRLNFKPKVRPNRITCKDSIEDVQYVAENMDMGNINKSHEDTVTMQEAIMENINEIADTSIDVNEAQNVCTERGAGTIEAEAFKICEKLITEDTNNIQLDAIDFDDVLNVENIKGNDINVASDPENKMIYIGDQVSEWDSDLLVIFNDLTDDKNDHQHDICRTRTLQEFTSHEDFLSDIEIPVNKSREMMTKLANQGITCRINNEERLIKVYSLICCVDSVARAPMQGVTLFNGKYGCNWCLHPGEWYEGSNRYPILQHTVQERNMKNMIKFMMKITDKECADVYGLKSISPLINLPYFDVCKGFVPDYMHCCLAGVGKQITNKFLESLPTSKIEELNKILLNVKVPHQLGRLSRSFADISDWKAKEWENFILYYSLPLFRYALPQRFVKYWSLFVESLYTLLKCDISLDELNKADEDLHKFVFLTQELFSKKAMTFNIHQLIHISESVLNWGPLWSHSTFPFESANKDILQAIHCAKGVNLQIVRYVHMQQTLHTLRHRIYPQASPLVINYCEQLTVKRIKKSCKVSSITYLGGGKFIDENIAQNFGMSAKCTLAYQRAIIDGCLVSSKQNNKRSDNSFAILTDNTFIRILDFLVDDENNKEITLCNIVNTSNRICNFLSMVRNIGNETIAIQTKQIVQICVFIEILEECYIATLPNIYHY; the protein is encoded by the exons ATGAAGCAAATAGAAATGGAACACCAAAACAAAAAACCAAG attaCAAAGAAATCGCACAATGGCAAAAAGATTTCCAcgaagttataaatattatttgcggTCGTGCAGAGTTGAAGATGTAAGTACCAGAATCATGAGAAGATTGAATTTTAAACCTAAAGTACGGCCAAATAGAATT acttGTAAAGATAGTATCGAGGATGTTCAATACGTTGCTGAAAATATGGATATGGGTAACATTAACAAATCACATGAAGATACTGTTACAATGCAAGAGGCTATTATGGAAAACATTAATGAAATAGCGGATACTTCAATCGACGTTAATGAAGCGCAAAATGTTTGCACGGAAAGAGGTGCTGGAACAATAGAAGCTGAAGCATtcaaaatttgcgaaaaattaataacagaggatacaaataatatacagCTGGACGCAATTGATTTCGATGACGTGTTAAACGTAGAAAATATAAAGGGGAATGATATAAACGTCGCCAGCGATCCTGAGAACAAG ATGATTTATATAGGAGATCAAGTTTCAGAATGGGATTCGGATTTATTggttatatttaatgatttaacaGACGACAAAAATGACCATCAACATGATATATGTCGAACACGCACTTTACAAGAGTTTACGTCACATGAAGATTTTCTGAGTGATATTGAAATACCTGTAAACAAATCACGag AAATGATGACTAAATTAGCAAATCAAGGCATAACATGTAGAATAAACAATGAAGAACGTTTGATTAAAGTATACTCTCTAATTTGTTGTGTGGATTCAGTTGCAAGGGCTCCCATGCAAGGAGTTACATTATTCAATGGGAAGTACGGTTGCAACTGGTGCTTACACCCAGGCGAGTGGTACGAAGGAAGTAATAGGTATCCTATTCTTCAACATACTGTACAAGAGAGAAATATGaagaatatgataaaatttatgatgaaAATTACTGATAAAGAATGTGCCGATGTATATGGATTAAAGTCTATTTCTCCTCTCATAAACTTACCTTATTTTGATGTTTGTAAAGGATTCGTTCCAGATTATATGCACTGCTGCCTTGCTGGTGTTGGAAAAcagataacaaataaatttttagaatcgTTGCCAACATCAAAAATAGAagaactaaataaaattttactaaatgtAAAGGTTCCTCACCAACTAGGCCGATTAAGTAGATCCTTTGCCGATATCAGTGACTGGAAAGCTAAAGAGTGGgagaactttattttatattacagtttGCCTTTATTCCGATACGCTTTACCGCAACGCTTTGTGAAGTACTGGAGTTTATTTGTTGAAAGCTTGTACACGCTTTTGAAATGTGACATAAGCCTTGATGAACTTAATAAAGCAGATGAAGACTTACACAAGTTCGTATTTTTAAcacaagaattattttcaaagaaagCTATGACGTTCAATATACATCAGCTTATTCACATTTCTGAAAGCGTATTAAATTGGGGGCCACTTTGGTCTCATTCAACTTTTCCATTTGAATCCGCGAATAAGGATATACTGCAAGCTATCCATTGTGCAAAAGGTGTAAATCTACAGATTGTTCGCTATGTCCATATGCAACAAACTTTACACACTTTGCGTCATCGCATATATCCACAAGCATCTCCGTTAGTGATAAATTATTGTGAACAGCTAACAgtgaaaagaattaagaaaagttGTAAAGTATCATCCATAACTTACCTGGGAGGTGGAAAATTTATAGATGAAAATATTGCACAAAATTTTGGAATGTCTGCAAAATGTACATTAGCTTATCAGAGAGCTATTATAGATGGTTGTCTTGTGTCATCGAAACAAAACAATAAGCGCTCTGACAATAGCTTTGCAATATTAACTGATAATACCTTTATTCGCATACTTGATTTTTTAGTTGacgatgaaaataataaagaaatcacactctgtaatattgttaatactTCAAATAGAATCTGTAACTTTCTAAGTATGGTACGTAATATTGGAAATGAAACCATAGCTATACAAACTAAACAAATTGTACaaatttgtgtttttattgaaatactTGAAGAATGTTATATAGCAACGCTGcctaatatttatcattattaa
- the LOC139812898 gene encoding uncharacterized protein isoform X3 encodes MKQIEMEHQNKKPRLQRNRTMAKRFPRSYKYYLRSCRVEDVSTRIMRRLNFKPKVRPNRITCKDSIEDVQYVAENMDMGNINKSHEDTVTMQEAIMENINEIADTSIDVNEAQNVCTERGAGTIEAEAFKICEKLITEDTNNIQLDAIDFDDVLNVENIKGNDINVASDPENKMIYIGDQVSEWDSDLLVIFNDLTDDKNDHQHDICRTRTLQEFTSHEDFLSDIEIPVNKSRVARAPMQGVTLFNGKYGCNWCLHPGEWYEGSNRYPILQHTVQERNMKNMIKFMMKITDKECADVYGLKSISPLINLPYFDVCKGFVPDYMHCCLAGVGKQITNKFLESLPTSKIEELNKILLNVKVPHQLGRLSRSFADISDWKAKEWENFILYYSLPLFRYALPQRFVKYWSLFVESLYTLLKCDISLDELNKADEDLHKFVFLTQELFSKKAMTFNIHQLIHISESVLNWGPLWSHSTFPFESANKDILQAIHCAKGVNLQIVRYVHMQQTLHTLRHRIYPQASPLVINYCEQLTVKRIKKSCKVSSITYLGGGKFIDENIAQNFGMSAKCTLAYQRAIIDGCLVSSKQNNKRSDNSFAILTDNTFIRILDFLVDDENNKEITLCNIVNTSNRICNFLSMVRNIGNETIAIQTKQIVQICVFIEILEECYIATLPNIYHY; translated from the exons ATGAAGCAAATAGAAATGGAACACCAAAACAAAAAACCAAG attaCAAAGAAATCGCACAATGGCAAAAAGATTTCCAcgaagttataaatattatttgcggTCGTGCAGAGTTGAAGATGTAAGTACCAGAATCATGAGAAGATTGAATTTTAAACCTAAAGTACGGCCAAATAGAATT acttGTAAAGATAGTATCGAGGATGTTCAATACGTTGCTGAAAATATGGATATGGGTAACATTAACAAATCACATGAAGATACTGTTACAATGCAAGAGGCTATTATGGAAAACATTAATGAAATAGCGGATACTTCAATCGACGTTAATGAAGCGCAAAATGTTTGCACGGAAAGAGGTGCTGGAACAATAGAAGCTGAAGCATtcaaaatttgcgaaaaattaataacagaggatacaaataatatacagCTGGACGCAATTGATTTCGATGACGTGTTAAACGTAGAAAATATAAAGGGGAATGATATAAACGTCGCCAGCGATCCTGAGAACAAG ATGATTTATATAGGAGATCAAGTTTCAGAATGGGATTCGGATTTATTggttatatttaatgatttaacaGACGACAAAAATGACCATCAACATGATATATGTCGAACACGCACTTTACAAGAGTTTACGTCACATGAAGATTTTCTGAGTGATATTGAAATACCTGTAAACAAATCACGag TTGCAAGGGCTCCCATGCAAGGAGTTACATTATTCAATGGGAAGTACGGTTGCAACTGGTGCTTACACCCAGGCGAGTGGTACGAAGGAAGTAATAGGTATCCTATTCTTCAACATACTGTACAAGAGAGAAATATGaagaatatgataaaatttatgatgaaAATTACTGATAAAGAATGTGCCGATGTATATGGATTAAAGTCTATTTCTCCTCTCATAAACTTACCTTATTTTGATGTTTGTAAAGGATTCGTTCCAGATTATATGCACTGCTGCCTTGCTGGTGTTGGAAAAcagataacaaataaatttttagaatcgTTGCCAACATCAAAAATAGAagaactaaataaaattttactaaatgtAAAGGTTCCTCACCAACTAGGCCGATTAAGTAGATCCTTTGCCGATATCAGTGACTGGAAAGCTAAAGAGTGGgagaactttattttatattacagtttGCCTTTATTCCGATACGCTTTACCGCAACGCTTTGTGAAGTACTGGAGTTTATTTGTTGAAAGCTTGTACACGCTTTTGAAATGTGACATAAGCCTTGATGAACTTAATAAAGCAGATGAAGACTTACACAAGTTCGTATTTTTAAcacaagaattattttcaaagaaagCTATGACGTTCAATATACATCAGCTTATTCACATTTCTGAAAGCGTATTAAATTGGGGGCCACTTTGGTCTCATTCAACTTTTCCATTTGAATCCGCGAATAAGGATATACTGCAAGCTATCCATTGTGCAAAAGGTGTAAATCTACAGATTGTTCGCTATGTCCATATGCAACAAACTTTACACACTTTGCGTCATCGCATATATCCACAAGCATCTCCGTTAGTGATAAATTATTGTGAACAGCTAACAgtgaaaagaattaagaaaagttGTAAAGTATCATCCATAACTTACCTGGGAGGTGGAAAATTTATAGATGAAAATATTGCACAAAATTTTGGAATGTCTGCAAAATGTACATTAGCTTATCAGAGAGCTATTATAGATGGTTGTCTTGTGTCATCGAAACAAAACAATAAGCGCTCTGACAATAGCTTTGCAATATTAACTGATAATACCTTTATTCGCATACTTGATTTTTTAGTTGacgatgaaaataataaagaaatcacactctgtaatattgttaatactTCAAATAGAATCTGTAACTTTCTAAGTATGGTACGTAATATTGGAAATGAAACCATAGCTATACAAACTAAACAAATTGTACaaatttgtgtttttattgaaatactTGAAGAATGTTATATAGCAACGCTGcctaatatttatcattattaa